Proteins from a genomic interval of Centroberyx gerrardi isolate f3 chromosome 23, fCenGer3.hap1.cur.20231027, whole genome shotgun sequence:
- the LOC139907758 gene encoding uncharacterized protein LOC139907758: MEDRSSTHTFPNLHHHHRHRPSLHLNIPSLQSPELGYPSSQPPLDALEPYGGRGEQPTTSFPTSSASSGGSRESGGGDRGGMDGDAGVGGHLGGERVLGGHFADPWYGAGIKEDVWDDGESCESAVDDFYGKGGCYGNVNDVFYTRNCSSEDGRDGVNSFAVVGRNARVKANYNSYAHLSCEAKNEPVYNREANVSHFNKQNILYNRGAAVSFGDSSVDDGHSRVNDSYLGVEEDFGSSRSSGEDPPPPAELEPGTWVNLSPPCQTPEAGEARWRGDADSRTLASGCQPQRSPIGVNSGNYTQKLDSFSEAFLSHRKRGFPVIPGGDSFGRIWEFGVGKVESQMKSRHSCAFDLRPDSYRRLSSSPPPHPPLPSLPSPPPPFHLMSSVLSPPPTPLPPPSLSPPKMDSPGAFGGIGHSSSKGGESLGTLQFFPPRLQSLPSVHPSGMIWKFPVLSHCFPQPAGDASSIEGNLRPSHCSDYSNVAAQHNVLQTPESSFLTSSSHRPSLHPSTPLCPSSSPSLHPSFHLPPRPSHISSPHYEAGEKLAPYMVSQEVKNGPVSQSHVKQGAPPIYTGTPFPSMLHSSRGQRRGHYTPRPVLNPVRRGPGLCSSLSSLHHRQEGMARGEEEEKECSVLPCINVGRDFQAELPPCFLEWEESGAWSSEDGSPREQLLWKPWGQLEESTNSQDRVERLLSMSSSSCLPGGGSNTELALHCLHSCQGDIMATLEMLLFSQPSPTGDYHYSGSDVWTDSERNLFSAALVTCGKDFSLIQKMVRTKTVCQCVEFYYLSKKLLDKQKKQRKEEEDRDGGMEQQTNVAPIPQPMNRQFGLEGAVAVPPLASFFPCKLCGKMFYKIKSRNAHMKIHRQPQEDWSDRRLQHQLLTQRLALSLPANHTPSPGSNLPQPQAQAPAPAFSSSGLPVPPSNDTDNVLNSVSVTHSNSVTHSDASILDHAAAVTYSNVNNPNPHVITNVDGGDSNQRGPAAVVSFHQSWSSFGLGPDPATFYCDPEVKEAVGVATGGGKGPISWQ; the protein is encoded by the exons ATGGAAGACCGTTCCTCCACCCATACCTTCCCCAacctccaccaccatcatcgCCACCGCCCGTCTCTCCACCTCAACATACCCAGCCTCCAAAGCCCCGAGCTGGGATACCCCTCCTCCCAGCCGCCCCTGGACGCCCTGGAGCCCTATGGAGGTCGAGGGGAACAACCCACGACCTCGTTCCCGACGTCAAGCGCCTCCTCCGGGGGGAGCAGGGAGAGCGGTGGGGGTGACAGAGGGGGCATGGATGGAGATGCTGGTGTAGGAGGCCATCTTGGTGGAGAAAGGGTTTTAGGGGGCCATTTTGCTGACCCTTGGTACGGCGCTGGCATAAAGGAAGATGTTTGGGATGACGGGGAGAGTTGTGAAAGTGCAGTGGATGATTTTTATGGTAAAGGTGGTTGCTATGGCAACGTTAATGATGTTTTTTACACCAGGAATTGCAGCAGTGAGGATGGGAGAGATGGTGTTAACAGTTTTGCTGTTGTTGGCCGCAATGCTAGAGTCAAAGCCAATTACAACAGTTACGCTCACCTTAGCTGTGAAGCCAAAAATGAGCCAGTTTACAACAGggaggctaacgttagccacttcaacaaacaaaatattcttTACAACAGAGGTGCTGCTGTTAGCTTCGGCGACAGCAGTGTGGACGATGGTCATTCCAGAGTGAATGATAGCTATTTAGGAGTGGAAGAGGATTTTGGATCCAGCAGGAGCTCAGGTGAGGATCCACCTCCGCCTGCAGAGTTGGAGCCCGGGACTTGGGTGAACCTCTCTCCCCCGTGTCAGACCCCGGAGGCTGGGGAGGCCAGGTGGAGAGGCGACGCGGACTCCCGCACTCTGGCCTCAGGGTGCCAACCGCAGAGGTCGCCTATAGGCGTCAACAGTGGGAACTACACTCAGAAACTGGACTCGTTCTCCGAGGCTTTCCTCTCCCATCGGAAGAGAGGGTTCCCCGTGATTCCTGGCGGGGATTCCTTCGGACGGATCTGGGAATTCGGGGTGGGAAAAGTAGAAAGCCAAATGAAGTCAAGGCACAGCTGCGCTTTTGATTTGCGGCCGGACTCCTACCGccgtctgtcctcctctcctcctcctcacccccccctcccctctctcccctctcctccccctccatttcACCTCATGTCTTCAGTTCTCagtcccccccccacacctttaccccctccctccctctcgccccCCAAAATGGACTCTCCTGGTGCATTTGGGGGAATTGGACATTCATCCTCGAAGGGGGGAGAATCACTCGGTACGCTGCAGTTTTTCCCCCCTCGTCTCCAGTCTCTGCCCTCCGTCCACCCCTCTGGGATGATATGGAAGTTTCCGGTGCTGTCTCATTGCTTTCCACAGCCGGCAGGTGATGCCAGCAGCATCGAGGGCAACCTGAGGCCTTCCCACTGTAGTGACTATAGCAACGTCGCAG CCCAACACAACGTCCTTCAGACTCCAGAATCGTCATTCCTCACCTCCTCATCCCATCgtccgtccctccatccatccacacccctctgtccctccagcagtccctccctccatccctccttccatcttccCCCTCGTCCATCTCACATCTCCAGTCCACATTACGAGGCAGGGGAAAAGCTAGCTCCTTACATGGTGTCCCAGGAAGTGAAGAACGGAcctgtcagccaatcacatgTAAAG CAAGGAGCCCCTCCGATCTACACTGGAACTCCGTTTCCCAGTATGCTTCACTCCAGCAGGGGTCAGAGGAGGGGCCACTACACTCCTCGACCCGTCCTCAACCCAGTCCGCAGGGGGCCAGggctctgctcctccctctcatcACTCCATCACAGACAAGAAGGGATggcaagaggagaagaggaggagaaggagtgcAGTGTATTACC gtGTATCAACGTGGGCCGTGACTTCCAGGCGGAGCTTCCCCCGTGCTTCCTGGAGTGGGAGGAGTCCGGGGCGTGGTCATCAGAGGACGGGTCGCCCAGGGAACAGTTGCTGTGGAAACCGTGGGGGCAGCTGGAGGAGAGTACCAACTCACAAGACCGAG tgGAGAGGCTGTTGTCAATGAGCAGTTCCAGCTGCCTACCAGGAGGGGGCAGTAACACAGAGCTGGCTTTGCACTGTCTGCACTCCTGTCAGGGAGACATAATG GCTACACTGGAGATGCTGCTGTTCTCACAGCCCTCGCCGACAGGAGACTACCACTACTCTg gtaGTGATGTATGGACGGACAGTGAGAGGAATCTCTTCAGTGCAGCCCTGGTGACTTGCGGAAAagatttctctctcattcagaaAATG GTGAGGACTAAGACTGTGTGCCAGTGCGTTGAGTTTTACTACCTGAGTAAGAAGCTCCTGGACAAGCAGAAaaagcagaggaaggaggaggaggacagagacggagggatggagcaGCAGACAAAT GTGGCGCCCATCCCTCAACCAATGAACAGACAGTTTGGACTGGAAGGGGCGGTTGCTGTGCCCCCATTGGCCAGCTTCTTCCCCTGTAAGCTGTGTGGCAA aaTGTTCTACAAGATCAAGTCCCGTAACGCTCACATGAAGATCCACCGGCAGCCTCAGGAGGACTGGAGCGACCGGCGGCTCCAGCACCAGCTCCTCACCCAGCGTTTGGCCCTCAGCCTCCCCGCCAACCACACTCCCTCCCCGGGCAGCAACCTACCCCAACCCCAAGCCCAGGCTCCAGCTCCGGCCTTCTCCTCATCCGGCCTGCCCGTACCTCCGAGCAATGATACAGACAATGTCCTCAACTCTGTTTCTGTAACCCATAGCAACTCCGTCACCCACAGCGATGCCAGCATCCTGGATCACGCCGCAGCAGTAACCTATAGCAACGTCAACAATCCCAACCCTCACGTAATCACCAATGTTGACGGCGGTGACTCAAATCAAAGAGGGCCCGCCGCCGTCGTGTCTTTCCACCAATCGTGGAGCTCGTTTGGACTCGGCCCCGACCCCGCGACCTTCTACTGCGACCCGGAAGTGAAAGAGGCCGTAGGGGTCGCGACAGGAGGGGGTAAAGGGCCAATCAGCTGGCAGTAG